The proteins below come from a single Streptococcus canis genomic window:
- a CDS encoding glucose-6-phosphate isomerase → MSHITFDYSKVLESFAGQHEIDFLQGQVTEADKLLREGTGPGSDFLGWLDLPENHDKDEFARILTAAEKIKADSEVLVVIGIGGSYLGAKAAIDFLNNHFANLQTAKERKAPQILYAGNSISSTYLADLVEYVQDKEFSVNVISKSGTTTEPAIAFRVFKELLVKKYGQEEANKRIYATTDKVKGAVKVEADANNWETFVVPDNVGGRFSVLTAVGLLPIAASGADITALMEGANAARKDLSSDKISENIAYQYAAVRNVLYRKGYITEILANYEPSLQYFGEWWKQLAGESEGKDQKGIYPTSANFSTDLHSLGQFIQEGYRNLFETVVRVDKPRKNVIIPELAEDLDGLGYLQGKDVDFVNKKATDGVLLAHTDGGVPNMFVTLPAQDEFTLGYTIYFFELAIAVSGYMNAVNPFDQPGVEAYKRNMFALLGKPGFEELSAELNARL, encoded by the coding sequence ACTGGACCAGGTTCAGATTTCTTGGGCTGGCTTGACCTTCCAGAAAACCACGACAAAGACGAATTTGCACGTATCTTGACTGCTGCTGAAAAGATTAAAGCAGACAGTGAAGTTCTTGTGGTTATTGGTATCGGTGGCTCATACCTTGGTGCCAAAGCTGCTATTGATTTCTTGAACAACCACTTTGCTAACTTACAAACTGCTAAAGAGCGTAAAGCGCCACAAATTCTTTATGCTGGAAACTCTATCTCATCAACTTACTTAGCTGATCTTGTAGAGTATGTCCAAGACAAAGAATTCTCAGTCAACGTGATTTCTAAGTCTGGTACAACTACTGAGCCGGCGATTGCCTTTCGTGTCTTCAAAGAACTTTTGGTTAAAAAATATGGCCAAGAAGAAGCTAACAAACGTATCTACGCTACAACAGACAAAGTTAAGGGGGCTGTTAAGGTAGAAGCTGACGCTAACAACTGGGAAACATTTGTGGTGCCAGACAACGTTGGTGGTCGTTTCTCAGTCTTGACTGCTGTTGGCTTGCTTCCAATTGCTGCATCAGGTGCAGACATCACAGCTCTTATGGAAGGTGCAAATGCAGCGCGTAAAGACCTTTCTTCAGACAAAATCTCTGAAAACATTGCATACCAATATGCTGCTGTTCGTAATGTGCTTTACCGCAAAGGCTACATCACTGAAATCTTGGCTAATTACGAACCATCTCTCCAATACTTTGGAGAATGGTGGAAACAATTAGCTGGTGAATCAGAAGGGAAAGATCAAAAAGGGATTTACCCAACTTCAGCTAACTTCTCAACAGACCTTCACTCACTTGGTCAATTTATCCAAGAAGGTTACCGTAACCTCTTTGAAACGGTTGTGCGTGTGGACAAACCTCGTAAAAACGTGATTATCCCTGAATTAGCAGAAGACCTTGACGGCCTTGGTTACCTTCAAGGTAAGGACGTTGATTTTGTTAATAAAAAAGCAACTGACGGTGTGCTTCTTGCACACACAGATGGCGGCGTGCCAAACATGTTTGTCACTCTTCCAGCTCAAGACGAATTTACCCTTGGTTACACTATTTACTTCTTCGAGCTTGCTATCGCCGTTTCAGGTTACATGAATGCTGTTAACCCATTTGACCAACCAGGTGTTGAAGCTTACAAACGTAACATGTTTGCGCTTCTTGGAAAACCAGGTTTTGAAGAATTATCAGCAGAGCTTAACGCT